One genomic window of candidate division TA06 bacterium includes the following:
- a CDS encoding type IV toxin-antitoxin system AbiEi family antitoxin domain-containing protein: MLFSEFKKRYRRLPLIPTEQMLLPGNSPQAFKNQLSQWQKRGWLIRLRRGFYLLSDQDRTVTPSALYLANQLYPPSYLSLEYALGHYGLIPEAVAQITSVTTRKTKIFRNRWGDFRYRHLAQNLFWGFEAIKDENGYTVLMAGPEKALLDFFYFHKSSLPLDGKNYRELFLGSYRFQNTAVVNPKKLAAMAASYGDQKVVAAAAAFIKYMRQA; encoded by the coding sequence ATGCTATTCTCCGAATTCAAAAAACGCTACCGCCGGCTGCCGCTGATTCCAACGGAGCAAATGCTGCTGCCCGGTAACTCTCCCCAAGCCTTTAAGAACCAGCTCTCCCAATGGCAAAAAAGGGGCTGGCTGATCCGGCTGAGGCGCGGGTTTTACCTGCTATCGGACCAGGACCGGACCGTAACCCCCTCGGCCCTGTACCTGGCCAACCAGCTGTATCCCCCGTCCTACCTGTCGCTGGAGTATGCCCTGGGTCATTACGGCCTGATTCCCGAGGCCGTGGCCCAGATCACCTCGGTCACCACCCGCAAGACCAAGATCTTCCGGAACCGTTGGGGCGATTTCCGCTACCGGCATCTGGCCCAAAACTTGTTCTGGGGCTTTGAAGCCATCAAGGATGAGAACGGTTATACGGTACTGATGGCCGGGCCGGAGAAAGCCCTGCTGGATTTCTTCTATTTCCATAAAAGCTCATTGCCCCTGGATGGTAAAAATTACCGCGAGCTGTTTTTAGGATCATACCGTTTCCAAAACACAGCGGTGGTCAACCCCAAAAAACTAGCGGCAATGGCCGCCAGTTACGGGGACCAAAAAGTAGTCGCCGCTGCCGCCGCATTCATTAAATATATGAGGCAGGCATGA
- a CDS encoding nucleotidyl transferase AbiEii/AbiGii toxin family protein, translating to MIELLRKELDRETRPELKVHRAREFLQVMTLKIIGDLGYYRQIAFQGGTALRLLYGLNRFSEDLDFSVIKKNGFDPADMMERVAGQTKGWGLPVEIKIGREKTVAGGWIKYPGLLQSLSLSPLKNQKLSIKLEVDMNPPKGGQVETSLISREFTFSIANFTMPSMFATKLHACFYRPYLKGRDFYDLAWYLGRKIRPDFQVLNNAIKQTEGKSPNIDEGNFKQYLKDKIKGYNLTSAKKDVEPFLFDRGELSIFDSGLIIGLVDRNY from the coding sequence ATGATCGAATTGCTGCGAAAAGAGCTGGACCGGGAAACCCGGCCGGAACTGAAGGTCCACCGGGCCCGGGAGTTCCTACAGGTGATGACCCTAAAGATCATCGGAGATCTGGGGTATTACCGGCAGATCGCCTTTCAGGGCGGGACCGCATTACGGCTTCTGTACGGCCTGAACCGGTTTTCAGAGGATCTGGATTTTTCCGTAATCAAAAAGAACGGATTTGACCCGGCGGACATGATGGAACGGGTGGCCGGGCAGACTAAGGGTTGGGGGCTGCCGGTGGAGATCAAGATCGGACGGGAAAAAACGGTGGCCGGGGGCTGGATCAAATATCCCGGTCTGCTGCAGTCCTTAAGCCTTTCGCCATTGAAGAACCAGAAACTGTCCATTAAACTGGAGGTCGACATGAATCCACCGAAAGGCGGGCAGGTGGAAACATCTTTGATTAGCCGGGAGTTCACTTTTTCCATAGCCAATTTCACCATGCCCTCCATGTTTGCCACCAAGCTACACGCCTGTTTTTACCGCCCCTATCTTAAAGGCCGGGATTTTTATGATCTGGCTTGGTACCTGGGTCGAAAGATCAGGCCCGATTTTCAGGTGCTTAACAACGCCATCAAGCAGACCGAAGGGAAATCTCCAAATATAGACGAGGGCAATTTCAAGCAATATTTGAAGGATAAGATCAAGGGTTACAACCTGACCAGTGCCAAAAAGGATGTGGAGCCGTTTTTGTTTGACCGGGGTGAGTTATCGATATTCGACAGCGGGTTGATCATCGGCCTGGTTGATAGAAACTATTAA
- a CDS encoding 30S ribosomal protein S12, which yields MPTISQLIRSGRNIKRKKTKAPALSSCPQRKGVCLRVYTTTPKKPNSALRKVAKVRLTHGFEILAYIPGEGHNLQEHSIVMVRGGRVKDLPGVRYHIVRGTLDTSGVEGRKKSRSLYGTKRIKAGAKPALKK from the coding sequence ATGCCAACCATCAGCCAACTGATCCGTTCCGGGCGCAATATCAAGCGCAAGAAGACCAAGGCCCCGGCCCTTAGTTCGTGTCCCCAGCGCAAGGGCGTGTGTCTTCGTGTTTACACCACCACCCCCAAGAAGCCCAACTCGGCTTTGCGCAAGGTGGCCAAGGTGCGTTTGACCCACGGATTCGAGATCCTGGCCTACATCCCGGGCGAGGGCCACAACCTGCAGGAGCACTCCATCGTCATGGTGCGGGGCGGCCGCGTCAAGGACCTGCCCGGCGTGCGCTACCACATCGTGCGCGGCACCCTGGACACCTCCGGGGTGGAGGGCCGCAAGAAGAGCCGCTCGCTGTACGGCACCAAGCGGATCAAGGCCGGAGCCAAGCCCGCCCTCAAAAAGTAA